The segment TAAGAATGCAATCCAGCGATGATTAAATTGACTGCTACAAGGTTGAACATGATGATAGCGAAGCCTACGACTCCGAGCCATGCAGATTTTTCCCCGTGCCAGCCTTTACCAAGACGCAAGTGAAGGTACGCGGCATAGAACAGCCAAGTGATCAATGCCCACACTTCTTTCGGGTCCCAGCCCCAGAAACGGGACCAGGCGATTTGCGCCCAAATCATGGCAAACACCAATGCTCCTAAAGAAAACAGTGGGAACCCGATGATGACAGCACGATAGCCGATTTCATCCATCAATTGCAAATTGACATTTTTAACAAATGGTTTGAAGATTGCTGAGATTCTTTTTCTGGCAATCAGCCGGATAACCCAGTACAGCACTGTTCCGACTATTAGGGACCAGACAACTGTCGTCAGTTTGCTGGCATTTACCACTGCCGGCGTTTCGACTAATGGAGTCAAGGTTCCTTCTGTCAATTGAACATACTCATTCATACCGATGATGGCAGGCATATTATACGTAATTTCAGACTCTACACCTTTTTCATCAACAAAAGTAAAGGCCGATTCATAACCTGTTACTGAGAAAAATGTACTGACGACAACGAAACCTAGAACAATGACAAGTGAATACATAATTGCTTCCAGGAAGAAACGCTGCTTTGTGTTTTTCTTCGTATCGACTACTTTTAAAAGATAAACCAATCCTGCTGCAGCGCTGATGGCCAGAACACCTTCAGCAATTACAACCGTAATGACGTGGATAGCCAACCAGTTTGTTTGAAGTGCCGGAATCAACGGACTGACTTCACTTGGGAACATGCTGGCAAATGCAATGATCAGTAACGCAACCGGCAATACGATCATACCAATGACCGGTGTTTTATAAATTGCATAGATGACGATAAATCCGCCGACCAGTGTCATGCCGAACGCTGTTGTAAATTCAAACATATTACTGATTGGGGGATGTCCGGTTGCACCCCATCTTGTGAAGAAATATCCTAATTGGGCAAGAAAACCGAGGATTGTAATGCCGAACGCTACTTTCCCCCAACGTTTTTCAGATGCGAACGATCCTTTTTTATTTCCTTTTACAGCTCCTCCGAATACGAATGAAGCAATCAAATAAGCGATGAATGCAACATACAATAAATTGGAGCTAATGTCGGCTAAGTTCATGACAATTCCTCACCTTCCTTTTTCTGCTGTTTCTCGATTTCCTCCTGCTGGTCACGATAAGCAGGAAGCGACGCATATTCTGTAACTTGATCAAGATCTTTCTTCAAACCAAACCAGTTTTTGTTGGTATGGCCTGCCAAAAGAATCTCGCCATCCGCTTTTTGCTGAATCCAGAAACGGCGGTGGTTAAAGTACATTCCTTGCGCCACACCAATCATGAAGATAAGTCCGCCTAAGCCTAAAATCGGCAATGTTCGGTCTTTACGAACGGTTAAACCGGAAACATCACGTGTCTCTGCACTTTGGAAGGCCAGTTTGTATTGGTTTTCACCAAAAGGCTCAACGGTGTTTTGAATGGTGATAAAGCTTGTTTCCCCTTGTGGTGTTTCAGGAGTTTTCATTTCCACTAAAAATCCGGGATTGTTCGGCAGCGGCGTCGCAGTTTGAGGCTCGCCGTTTTCAAAGCCGGAAAAATCGGGGTAATAACCAAGCAGCTTCACAGTCGATCCGTTTTCAAGTTCATAAATGTCTTCCGGATTAATTAAATCAATCTTCAATTCACCAAAAGTTTCTTCGGTTTCTATATTCGATAAAGCGAAAGTCATTGATTTCAATTCATTTAATTTGAAGTCCATTTGGTAAACCGCATAGCCATCGAATTTCAGCGGCTGGTTGACCCGGATTGGGTATTCTCCGACTTCTTCCAGATCATTTACTCCCGGAAGGCTGTCTTCCGGTTTCTTATACAGCACCACATCGGTCTGATAGTTTTTAGCGACTGTTCCGACCCGGTCAATAGCTTCTTTAAAGACAGCATCTTCTTCAGTATTGTAGGTCTCCAGTTCAAAGTTCTTGCTTTCAAGTGTATATCCGGGAGCTTCTGGAATCGCCCGAGTTTCGCCTTCACGGATCCACAAGGTCTCATCGACATAAAATCCAGGCATCATGCGAAGCATTACGCCAAATAGGAATATAATCAGCCCGATATGGTTGACATAAGGGCCCCATCTTGAAAAACGGCCTTTTTCAGCTAATAAACCGTTTTTGTCGCGTCTTACATTGTATTTTAGCTGCTTCAATTTAGTTTCAGCTTTATCCAATGTATCTTCAGCGCCTTGCCCTTCGCCGTAAATGCGCTGCTTGTCCATAAAGCTTGCATGGCGCAATACCCGCTGGTTTTTCAATGAGCGGTACAATGGAACAAAACGGTCCAGGCTCGCAATAATCAGCGAAATAGCCAGCATGCCAACTAAGATGATAAACCAGAACGAACTGTATAAGTCGTGGAATCCTAAGAAA is part of the Planococcus shenhongbingii genome and harbors:
- the ccsB gene encoding c-type cytochrome biogenesis protein CcsB — protein: MNLADISSNLLYVAFIAYLIASFVFGGAVKGNKKGSFASEKRWGKVAFGITILGFLAQLGYFFTRWGATGHPPISNMFEFTTAFGMTLVGGFIVIYAIYKTPVIGMIVLPVALLIIAFASMFPSEVSPLIPALQTNWLAIHVITVVIAEGVLAISAAAGLVYLLKVVDTKKNTKQRFFLEAIMYSLVIVLGFVVVSTFFSVTGYESAFTFVDEKGVESEITYNMPAIIGMNEYVQLTEGTLTPLVETPAVVNASKLTTVVWSLIVGTVLYWVIRLIARKRISAIFKPFVKNVNLQLMDEIGYRAVIIGFPLFSLGALVFAMIWAQIAWSRFWGWDPKEVWALITWLFYAAYLHLRLGKGWHGEKSAWLGVVGFAIIMFNLVAVNLIIAGLHSYA
- a CDS encoding cytochrome c biogenesis protein ResB — translated: MEKMQCKCGHINPPGTILCESCGRSLTEKERNNKLVDMRYEGTARRSQTYNKSIVDKIWNFFSSVKVGVGLIVIILVAAAIGTILPQEQYVSVPVRTAETIKAYYSEVYGSIGRVYHFLGFHDLYSSFWFIILVGMLAISLIIASLDRFVPLYRSLKNQRVLRHASFMDKQRIYGEGQGAEDTLDKAETKLKQLKYNVRRDKNGLLAEKGRFSRWGPYVNHIGLIIFLFGVMLRMMPGFYVDETLWIREGETRAIPEAPGYTLESKNFELETYNTEEDAVFKEAIDRVGTVAKNYQTDVVLYKKPEDSLPGVNDLEEVGEYPIRVNQPLKFDGYAVYQMDFKLNELKSMTFALSNIETEETFGELKIDLINPEDIYELENGSTVKLLGYYPDFSGFENGEPQTATPLPNNPGFLVEMKTPETPQGETSFITIQNTVEPFGENQYKLAFQSAETRDVSGLTVRKDRTLPILGLGGLIFMIGVAQGMYFNHRRFWIQQKADGEILLAGHTNKNWFGLKKDLDQVTEYASLPAYRDQQEEIEKQQKKEGEELS